From the genome of Aerococcus sanguinicola:
ATGTCCTTGTGCCAGGTATCTTGGAACATATCGAGCATGCCGGCGTCCATTCAGGCGACTCCATGGGGATCTATCCACCCCAATCCTTCTCTGAAGAGATTAAGGCCACTATCTTGGACTATACGGAAAAATTAGCCCTGGGCTTAAACTGCATCGGCATGATGAATATCCAATTCGTTATTTATGAAAATAAAGTCTATGTGATTGAAGTGAATCCACGGGCTAGCCGGACCGTACCTTTCTTAAGTAAGGTGACCGATATTCCAATGGCCCAACTGGCAAGCAAGGCTATACTTGGGCAGAAAATCACCGATCTTGGCTATCCAACTGGCCTAGCAGCTGAAACAGACCAAGTCTATGTCAAGGCACCGGTCTTCTCCTTCACTAAATTGAACCAAGTCGACTCCTATCTGAGTCCTGAAATGAAGTCAACAGGGGAAGTCATGGGCGGCGACCGCGATAGCAACAAGGCCCTCTACAAGGCCTTTGAGGCAGCCGGCCTCCATATGCCGGACCACGGGAATATTCTCTTTACTATTGCTGACGAAGACAAGGAAGAAGCCTATGACCTGGCCGACGCTTTTGCGGAACTGGGTTATGGGATTGTGGCCACAACGAATACAGCGGCTTACTTTGAAGAACAAGGGCTCTTGGTTCAAAGCATTGAAGGCCACAGTGAAGATCCTCAGGCCCCATCTGTCCAAGAAGCCATCCATTCAGGCTCTATCCAAGCCGTTGTTAACCGGGTCTCCCAAGAGGAAGACGAAAGCCAGGACTACAGTTTTGCGATCCGCCAAGCTGCGGTTGAACAAGGGGTCCCACTCTTTACCTCCTTGGATACAGCCCGCGCCATCCTTCGTGTCATGCAAGCTCGTGCATTCTCAATTCAAGCGATTTAAATTATTTTAGAAAGGGGAGAGGACATGCGCCAGGAGATGATGACCATCATCAAGCAGGAAGAAATTGCACCTAGAATCTTTGAAATGACCTTGAAAGGGGACCTTGTCCAAGAAATGGGGGAATCCGGACAGTTTATCCATATCCGGGTGCCCCGGCAGGACCTCTTACTCAGGCGTCCCATCAGTCTCAACCGCATCCACCGCGAGCTTGGGACCTGCCGGATTATTTACCGGGTGGAAGGGGATGGGACCCGGATCTTCTCTGAGATGACAGCTGGCGATGTCCTCGATGTCATGGGGCCTTTAGGTAGGGGCTTTGACCTCTCCCAGCTTCAAGCAGGCGACCAGGCCTTCATTATTGGTGGGGGGATCGGAATTCCTCCACTCTATGAATTATCGGCCCAGCTCCGCCAAAAAGGGGTCCACTGCCACCATTTCCTCGGCTATGCGACCAAGGACGTGGTCTA
Proteins encoded in this window:
- a CDS encoding dihydroorotate dehydrogenase electron transfer subunit, with amino-acid sequence MRQEMMTIIKQEEIAPRIFEMTLKGDLVQEMGESGQFIHIRVPRQDLLLRRPISLNRIHRELGTCRIIYRVEGDGTRIFSEMTAGDVLDVMGPLGRGFDLSQLQAGDQAFIIGGGIGIPPLYELSAQLRQKGVHCHHFLGYATKDVVYYEEAFSQLGPTHVSTDDGSYGFHGNVCQMVRESGIEPDAVFSCGPNGLLKAVYQTCQGTDNIQLSLEERMACGMGACAACVCRSSEDGPQGQIRTKKVCEDGPVFQAKEVVL